Proteins from one Elgaria multicarinata webbii isolate HBS135686 ecotype San Diego chromosome 3, rElgMul1.1.pri, whole genome shotgun sequence genomic window:
- the LOC134396076 gene encoding E3 ubiquitin-protein ligase TRIM7-like yields the protein MAAAGSPVQELCEEASCPICLDYFRDPVTVTECGHNFCRACLIQCWGEEETEASCPKCRGAFQKGNLRPNQQLAKIVEIAKKLRDEGEEEKGQFCDKGVPLEEASQKHKEVIRHRLDSLRKERERILAYQADTEKENEDLLAQTKAEREKAVAEFRGLHQFLEGLERLLLAQLEAVEKEIARKREEHLGRLSEELSSLESLIREMEEKCQQPASEFMQDVRSTLRRSQKETFENPVAFPPELKWRIWDFHEINPSLEKAMKQFKDALLPGLHLKKANATLDPDTAHPRLILSEGHKSMKWGYNSQDLPNSPERFDHHDFVLGCEGFTAGRHFWEISVGSEGDWAVGVARKSVRRKGLLDFSPKEGFWVLRYGGGVYRACDPPLFPPVSLNGELKGIRVFLNCDEGQVSFYDADRGTLLYAFSGASFAGETILPFFHVWGKAHLSISP from the exons atggctgctgctgggAGTCCCGTCCAGGAGCTCTGTGAGGAAGCCTCTTGTCCCATCTGCCTGGATTATTTCAGGGATCCAGTGACGGTTACAGAGTGTGGCCACAATTTCTGCCGAGCCTGCCTGATCCAgtgctggggggaggaggagacagaGGCCTCCTGCCCCAAATGTAGAGGAGCCTTCCAGAAAGGGAATCTCAGGCCAAATCAGCAGCTGGCTAAGATTGTTGAAATTGCCAAGAAACTCAGAGatgagggggaagaagagaaggggcAATTCTGTGACAAGGGGGTTCCTTTGGAGGAGGCTTCCCAGAAGCACAAG GAGGTGATTCGTCATCGTCTGGACAGtctgagaaaagagagagaaagaattctgGCATATCAAGCAGACACAGAAAAGGAAAATGAAGATCTGCTT GCACAAACCAAAGCAGAGAGGGAAAAggcagtggctgagttcagaggACTACATCAGTTTCTGGAAGGACTAGAGAGGCTTCTGTTGGCCCAGTTGGAAGCGGTGGAGAAGGAGATTGCCAGGAAAAGGGAGGAGCACCTGGGCAGACTCTCTGAAGAACTCTCCTCTCTGGAAAGTCTCATCCGGGAGATGGAGGAGAAATGTCAGCAGCCAGCGAGTGAATTCATGCAG GACGTGAGAAGCACCTTGCGGAG GAGTCAGAAGGAGACATTTGAGAATCCAGTGGCTTTCCCTCCAGAGCTGAAGTGGAGGATCTGGGACTTCCATGAAATTAATCCTTCTCTGGAGAAAGCCATGAAGCAATTCAAAG atgcactGCTACCTGGACTACATCTGAAGAAAG CAAATGCAACTCTGGATCCAGACACGGCTCATCCCAGGCTCATCCTGTCGGAGGGTCATAAAAGCATGAAATGGGGATACAATAGTCAAGATCTGCCCAACAGTCCTGAGAGATTTGACCATCATGATTTTGTGCTGGGATGTGAGGGATTCAcggcaggcagacatttctgggaaatCAGTGTGGGAAGTGAGGGAGACTGGGCTGTGGGGGTCGCCAGAAAGTCTGTGAGGAGAAAAGGCCTGCTTGACTTTAGTCCTAAGGAAGGGTTCTGGGTTCTGAGGTATGGTGGAGGTGTATATAGGGCTTGCGACCCCCCTCTTTTCCCTCCTGTGTCCCTGAATGGGGAGCTGAAGGGGATCCGAGTATTCTTGAACTGTGATGAAGGGCAAGTGTCCTTTTACGATGCTGACAGAGGGACCCTCCTCTATGCCTTCTCTGGAGCCTCCTTTGCAGGAGAAACTATTCTGCCTTTCTTTCATGTATGGGGAAAAGCTCACCTCAGCATCTCTCCGTAA